Proteins from a single region of Carettochelys insculpta isolate YL-2023 chromosome 17, ASM3395843v1, whole genome shotgun sequence:
- the PXMP4 gene encoding peroxisomal membrane protein 4 isoform X3, which translates to MAAGRAELAVGCYGAKIRAPHALVMTFLFKSGSLREKLKAIAQATYTHSRNLACFVCTYKGLMALQSRLHGKNFQLHSFMAACVGGWLVFGENNHINSQINMYLLSRILFGLSRLAVEKGYIPEPKQDPFPVFAAVTWGIVLWLFEYHRQTLQPSLQSSMTYLYDDSNIWHDIADFLIYNKRSAPK; encoded by the exons CTATGGAGCAAAGATCCGTGCCCCCCATGCTCTGGTGATGACCTTTCTCTTCAAGAGTGGAAG CTTAAGAGAGAAACTGAAAGCGATTGCCCAGGCCACGTATACTCATTCCCGAAACCTGGCGTGTTTTGTGTGCACTTACAAGGGGCTGATGGCACTGCAGTCTCGACTACACGGAAAGAACTTTCAGTTGCACTCCTTTATGGCTGCCTGTGTTGGGGGCTGGTTGGTGTTTGGAGAAAACAATCATATAAACAGCCAG ATAAACATGTACCTGCTGTCTCGTATTCTGTTTGGCTTGTCACGACTGGCTGTGGAGAAGGGTTATATCCCAGAACCTAAGCAGGACCCCTTCCCAGTCTTTGCTGCTGTGACTTGGGGGATTGTTCTGTGGCTCTTTGAATATCATCGGCAAACTCTCCAACCCTCTCTGCAATCTTCCATGACTTACCTGTATGATGACAGTAACATCTGGCACGACATTGCTGACTTCCTAATTTATAATAAAAGGAGTGCTCCAAAGTAA